A stretch of the Capsicum annuum cultivar UCD-10X-F1 chromosome 10, UCD10Xv1.1, whole genome shotgun sequence genome encodes the following:
- the LOC124888166 gene encoding uncharacterized protein LOC124888166 gives MTRGGYRAGKSSSRSKTTNRAKLPSIPTPMIEQDDTSSIPTIMPTDQTPIIPETSLISPNQSNPTSQNMNAQINRAVEVIFGQRNVSASSDSSCNNSRTPIFLTSSGFIPTTYVFTVFVFTIFVHKYCTVLLVLDLMLYRLKPSSKCSSFITLSFKSEVDPNGINWKGVLQDVKDDYFGEFKDASVSEVVVKQQWMKKPALCYKN, from the exons ATGACTCGAGGTGGATATCGTGCCGGAAAGTCCTCAAGCAGGAGTAAGACTACTAATCGTGCAAAACTTCCTTCTATTCCAACTCCAATGATAGAACAGGATGATACAAGTTCCATTCCTACCATTATGCCAACCGATCAAACACCGATCATTCCCGAGACATCTCTGATTTCACCTAACCAAAGCAACCCAACAAGCCAGAATATGAATGCTCAAATCAACAGAGCAGTTGAGGTAATATTTGGTCAGAGAAATGTATCTGCTTCAAGTGATTCCAGTTGTAACAATAGCCGGACCCCTATTTTTCTGACTTCTTCAGGGTTTATACCTACTACTTATGTGTTTACTGTTTTTGTATTTACTATTTTTGTACATAAATATTGTACAGTGTTATTGGTGTTGGATTTGATGTTGTACAGGTTGAAACCGTCTTCTAAATGCTCCAGTTTCATTACATtgtctttcaaaagtgaagttGATCCTAATGGGATCAACTGGAAAGGTGTCTTACAAGATGTCAAAGATGATTATTTTGGAGAATTCAAG GATGCTTCCGTTAGTGAAGTTGTGGTGAAGCAACAATGGATGAAGAAGCCTGCATTATGCTACAAGAATTAA